A part of Leptolyngbyaceae cyanobacterium genomic DNA contains:
- a CDS encoding WD40 repeat domain-containing serine/threonine-protein kinase, which yields MLLKSRYNCIKQINQNHFGRTFLAVDEKKPSQPKCKIEQIFPPPRWSGDPQKTAALFQQEAVQLVKLNTHPQIPKLLAHFVQDNCLYLVQEFIEGINLVEELQTTGIFTEPKIWQLLTDLIPVLQFIHGKQIIHQNINPQNIIRVQQDKQLFLVGFSASNSARLISEIARTGKIINDFRYVAPEQAVGKIENSSDFYSLGITCIHLLTQKHPFDLYSFVEDNWVWQNFLQKPISNELSIILDKLIIKATKQRDRSISEVIKKIQDISSANIQPDPIAPKITQSLPSEQTVFQNWKCVRTLNHANWVFCTVISPCGKIFASGSRDKFIKICDLNTGKLLYELQGHTAWVRCLAFSPDAKILVSGSDDGTIKIWQIETGKLLHNFAAHSAPVWSVNITPDGQTIISSSKDNSIKLLHFTGQFKHIFKGHSDSVYSTAISPDGEILASGSYDKTIKIWNLNKKRLLHTLTGHSSWVNAVAISQDGQILASGSYDRNIKLWQLSTGKELATFSGHHSYVWSISFSPNGEILASASADHTIKLWQVKTGNKIANLSDHANWVNSVAFSPQGNTIVSGSNDMTVKIWRCD from the coding sequence TTGTTACTCAAAAGCCGATACAATTGCATTAAACAGATTAATCAAAACCACTTTGGCAGAACTTTTTTGGCAGTAGATGAGAAAAAGCCATCACAACCAAAATGTAAGATCGAGCAGATTTTTCCTCCCCCTCGATGGAGTGGCGATCCTCAAAAAACAGCCGCTCTATTTCAACAAGAAGCCGTACAATTGGTTAAACTTAACACTCATCCTCAAATTCCCAAATTACTTGCTCATTTCGTACAAGACAATTGCCTCTATTTAGTTCAAGAGTTTATTGAAGGAATAAACTTAGTTGAAGAATTGCAAACAACGGGAATTTTTACTGAACCTAAAATTTGGCAGTTATTAACAGATCTAATACCAGTACTACAATTTATTCATGGCAAACAAATCATTCATCAAAATATCAATCCTCAAAATATCATTCGCGTTCAACAAGATAAGCAGCTTTTTTTAGTCGGTTTTTCTGCATCTAACTCAGCAAGATTAATATCTGAGATCGCTAGAACCGGAAAAATAATTAACGATTTTCGATATGTTGCACCCGAACAAGCCGTAGGGAAAATCGAAAATTCCAGCGACTTCTATAGTTTAGGGATCACCTGCATTCATTTGCTAACTCAAAAACACCCTTTCGATCTATATTCTTTTGTTGAGGACAACTGGGTATGGCAGAATTTTTTACAAAAACCAATCAGTAATGAATTGAGTATTATTCTAGATAAGTTAATTATAAAAGCAACTAAACAGCGCGATCGCTCTATATCTGAGGTGATTAAAAAAATTCAAGATATTTCCTCTGCCAATATTCAGCCCGATCCGATCGCTCCCAAAATAACACAGTCTTTGCCCTCAGAGCAAACAGTATTTCAAAATTGGAAATGCGTCCGTACACTCAATCATGCCAATTGGGTTTTTTGTACTGTTATTAGTCCTTGTGGAAAAATTTTTGCTAGCGGAAGTAGAGATAAGTTTATTAAAATTTGTGATTTAAATACTGGAAAATTACTATACGAACTCCAGGGGCATACGGCTTGGGTTAGATGCCTTGCTTTCAGTCCAGATGCCAAAATTCTTGTTAGTGGAAGTGATGATGGTACTATTAAAATCTGGCAGATAGAAACAGGCAAGTTATTACATAATTTTGCGGCGCATTCAGCACCAGTTTGGTCTGTTAATATTACTCCTGATGGCCAAACCATAATTAGTAGTAGTAAAGATAACAGCATCAAACTCTTACATTTTACAGGCCAATTTAAACATATATTTAAGGGTCATTCTGACTCAGTTTATTCAACAGCGATTAGTCCTGATGGTGAAATATTAGCTAGTGGTAGTTATGATAAAACTATTAAAATATGGAATTTGAATAAAAAGAGACTTTTACACACTCTTACCGGACATTCAAGTTGGGTTAATGCAGTAGCTATCAGTCAAGATGGACAGATTTTAGCTAGCGGTAGTTACGATCGAAATATTAAGCTTTGGCAGTTAAGTACAGGCAAAGAATTAGCTACTTTTTCTGGTCATCATAGCTATGTTTGGTCGATTTCTTTTAGCCCAAATGGTGAGATATTAGCTAGTGCTAGTGCCGATCACACGATCAAATTATGGCAAGTGAAAACTGGCAACAAGATTGCCAATCTTAGCGATCACGCCAATTGGGTAAATTCTGTAGCATTTAGTCCCCAAGGAAATACTATCGTCAGTGGTAGTAATGATATGACAGTGAAAATTTGGCGTTGTGATTAA